The nucleotide window cgtgcgtgcgtgcgtgcgtgcgtgcgtgcgtgcgtgtgtgtgtgtgcgtgtgtgtgtgtgtgtgtgataggaccCTGCACgcagatggagtgtgtgagtcGGTGCTGTACGGTCTCCCTCTGGTCATCAGGCCCACCATATGCtggcagctggactgggacgaGATCGAAACCAACCAACAACTCTTCCatgctctctgtcacacacttaGGGTCAGTCCATgtgtctgtgcaggtgtgtgtgtgcgtgtgtgtgtgtgtgtgtgtgtgtgtgtgtgtgtgtgtgtattgatgaagTAGAAGAGTCGTACCTGAATCTGTGTAACCGGATGGTGTGTTTCTGCCGTATGTGAAGGGTGTTTTTGCAGAGATACCTGATAAACTGTGTGTGGAAAGCACGATAATAACATGCATGAGAAAGGATGAGCTTCTGAGATAGAGATGGATGATTGTGAtaacagtatatatatatgtgtgtgtgtgtgtgtgtgtgtgtgtgtgtgtgtgtgtgtaggcgcggGAGTGGTTCCTGCTGGTGCGTTCGGAGCCTGCGGTGGGGTCAGCGCTGGCGTCCCCTGCGTGCGTCTCCTCGTACTACGTGCTGCAGCCCTCTCCCGCGctctcactgctgctgctcaaGCCCGTGGTCAcccaggagctgctgctgccctgCGGCATGCCCGACTCAAATCAGGACCCCCCGCTCACTGCCCTCATCACTGTGGAGGTCTGGGATgacccctctctgccctctctctctctctctttctctctctttctctctctcacacacacacacacacacacacacacacacacacacactatcgtgTGGACAGTCTATTAACTAAAGGCCATCGAAATGTTAAATGATCATGCTTTCATACCCTGGGGTGTtatgctccctctttctctccctctgtttctctttctcacacacacacacacacacacacacacacacacacacacacacacacacacacacacacacacacacacactcaaacgcagTTACTTATCAAGGACCTGACCCAGAAATACATGCTGACCAAGGTCAGGTCACGTAGTGCACCTCAGTCTGCCTGACATCCTcacgcccacacacagcactatcAGCGTTTAGCCTCTTTatcgtgtgtgtgcatcagtttTCCAtccatttctcacacacacacatttactcatcATACGGAGTTTATTCATTTCtctctatgacacacacacacgtgtacatatacacacacacacacacacacacacacacatgcacacacacaaacccacacatgcacacacacacacacacacacacacacacgcacacacacacgtgtacacacacacacatgcacatagcgAGCTCAAAAGCTCTGCTCAACACCCAATCGTGACCTTTGTTCCATCTGAAATTGCCCCAGCAACAGGTTTGCATTTGTTAATCAATCAGCACGCCTGTTGTTCCTGTCCCCTAGTAGTCTTAAACCACCATGCTCACCCCCAGCATCAACCTCATTAATCACACGCGGCCTGAACTTTTAATACCTGCGTCACTCGCGTTCGGAACATCCCGCCGGGCCATCCGAGACCTTTTCACCCGGGCGTCTGACATGCCTGCCGGTCACCGCGGCCTGGAAACGGAGCCTGGGTATCGTATCACGCAGGTCATCTGACCGAGTAGCCTTTCATGTCGGGGCCAAGTGCCTCTTCACTGGTCAGGAGGGGAACATAGAGGTGTTTGAACTTCCTGTTCTCCGCCTCATCAGAGCTGATAAAGACAATTGCAGAAATtaacgtgtgtgttgtgtgtgtatgtgtgtgtgtgtgtgtgtgtgtgtgtgtgtgtgtgtgtgtgtgtgagtgcaactACCAACATCATAACTCGCCACGAATGTAATAAGCCGTCAATGTAGCAatgttaagtagggttcagaccaaagattggCGACGAGATGAGCTGCGACGTTCTAACAGCTTGCATCTGCGACTAAACGCGTTGAATGCTTTGCAGCGGCTTGCGACGACTTGCAACAgcgtgcaacatttaattcacaccgctgcctGCAACCCGGTTTTGTCTCGTCACGGATCATTGGTGTGAACTGGGCCTTGCACCTTTTAAACGTAGTAATACCACAAACGTTATAATAATTTCCTGCAAACGTAATAACTGTTACCAACAACGCAATGTTTATTACAGTTTCAGGACGTAAAGTTTGTGGAGAGCTAAAACAAAAGGATTACATTTACTTCccacaaaacataaaaaaaaaaaaatgctcatttTGCGAAATTCTATCCAGTTTTATCAGCTGTAGGAGTTTGTCACATAGGGTCACCACGGAAACGCACTCTTACAACCGATGAAAGATTTTTTATAACGTTGGTGGTGAACACGTGTCACGCTGCCTGGGAGGATGCGCTTTGAAATGCACATACGGTACGCATGCACAGACCACAGAGAAGCACCACCAACACGTGCACATTCATACAGAaatgcgcacgcgcacacacaagtacacacacacacacacacacacacacacacacacacacacacacacacacacacacacacacgcctatagGTCTGCCTTGAAGTCACCCCCACCCACATGAAAGCCCTCTTACAAGACCTGTTCCTTCAACTGAACCTCTTTTACATGAAAGCAGCTACAGTACTGCAGGGCTAACTTTGACCTAAGGAAGCCTGGAGGCTTGGTCTTGTATAACAGCATGTCGAGCCCAGAGGCAGGTTCATAGGGGTGCATCTCATTTTTCAAATGCTTTCTTCCTCTTCAGCCTCATTACAATCCACTCTCACATGTCATGTGCTGATAAGGTTACCCCCGACTGACTCTGTTACCTGTGCAGGAgaagaagttatgttattgtacCTTGCTtaaacacagtttgtgtgtctcactcgctcgctctctctttctctctttctctctttctctcgctctctcgctctgctgCCTCAGAACTCCCTGCAGTCGCTGGAGGAGGACCCCGTCTTCAACCCCTTGTGCCTGGGCACCAACCTCTACCCGCACCTGAGGATGCGCGGCCTGGCCTCCCGCCCGGCCCACCCCTACCGCCGGCAGGCCCAGACGCCGGCGCCCCCGGCCCACTCCCAGGCCCACTCCCAGGGCCAGGGTGCCGGGGCGGCCCACGCAGGGCAGAGCCAGCGCAGGGAGCCGCCAGTCCGGCCACCAGAGGGCTCCATGGCCCGGCAGGTCGGTCAGGCAGCCCCTTGTGGACCTCCAGTGGCAGAACCCCACctcagccctcctctctctctctctctctctctctctctctctctctctctgtctcgctcttccttcccctctctctctctctctctctttctctctctctctctctctctctcttccttcctctctctctttctctcctctccacgggGCTGCCCTCTAAAGGGCCCTTTCAgtcggagcggagaggagaggagcggcgggaagggaaggggagggagtgcTGCTGGGACTCTGTTTGTGtttagcattgtgtgtgtgtgtgtgtgtgtgtgtgtgtgtgtgtgtgtgtgtgtgtgtgtgtgtgtgtgtgtgtgtgtgtgtgtgtgtggacggacgTGACCGGAATGCAGACTTGAACTGCAGAAAGGCCGAATGGTGCGTTAGGGCTGTGCAGGGAACAGTGAATGagagcagcaggtgtgtgtgtgtgtgtgtgtgtgtgtgtgtgtgtgtgtgtgtgaatgtgtatgggtgtgtgtgtgttgtcactgcaagtgtgtctgtctgtctgtgtgtgctttctttTCATTACAGGTGTCCattcatgtctgtctgtctgtctgtttgtgtgtatgtgtgtgtacagtttatAGGCAGCCTGTGTATGTAGATGTAGAAATGTAGAATAGGGAAGTTTGGCCTGTGACAGCCAAGAATGAAACCAGCTTCTGCGGCAGTTGCTCAACACCCACGCATGCTgtagcgcacacgcacacacacatgcacatatatacacacacacaaacatacacacacacacgcacacacacacacacacgcacacacgcacacacaaatgtaacatGGCCTCCATTTTCTATGAGGTATAGAATCAGAATGTgaaagcgcgcgcacacacacacacacacacacacacacacacacacactgctgatctAGTCATAATATTTACTGACCAGCACAGGAGCAGTCACATGCAAAGCTGTTTATTTTGTCTGGTCTGACCCAGAATAAAGGCCAAACTATATGACTCAAGCGCACCACTGTGACCCTGTCCTGTCTGCCTAGTATTCTGACCACTGAGTGAGTAGTTAGCCCTGTGTTATTCTCACCTAGCCTACTGAGAGAGATGCTCCTGTGTTTTGggtatactgtaggctgtgtTTGATCTGGCGTAATTGCAACGTTGCATACACGTTGTGACACAGATGTCGTGGGGCGATGGGTTGCGTAAGTGGAAAGACGATGTTGTGGCCGTCGGCCTGCGGAGGCTGTGGCCTGCGCCGTCTGTCATCATCCCGTCCTCTGCGGCCCGAGGGTGAGGGACGCTCGGACTCGCCGGCAGGCCGGGGCGGTCGGCATTCCTCTGTGCGCAGCAGGAATGTGGATGACGCggccggtctctctctctctctctgtcgctgttTCGGTTTCCCATCAGCAGTTTCTGTCCTTTCATTGGTTCTTCTTTTGTTTGACCCCAGtttacctcttctctctcggcTTCTATGTCTCTCACACAGATCTCTAACatgatcactctctctctctctctctctttctctctttccgttTCTCGCTCTTTATAACCTCTTAAAGCTCCTAATTCTGTTTgtttctcgctctcacacacacacatcttcactcctaattctgtttgtttctcgctctccctcgctGACCTCTTCAACCTCCCAAttacgtttctctctctctctctctctctctctctctctctctctctctctctccccctctcagcaGTCTCACGGGCGTCAGTCCCAGCAGGCTCGAGCGCGGGCGACCGTAGCGCCCctcccgccctcctcctcctcgggccCCCCGGCGAAGATCTCCCGGCCGTCGCTCACCTTCTCCAAGCCCCCGTCCGCCTCCTGCCTGGGCGAGAgtgacgacgacgacgatgaaCTCATCATGATACTCTAGCGTGCGCAGGTGAGATCACTGACGTATATCATGAAGTATACTTGACCGAGAAGCCTGATTTACAATTTTTGTACAAATTTTGTACAAGTGTAGTGAAGGTACAGGTCATTCCCCTGGCTTGAACccctttttttctacagtatagAATGGCTGCAATCTCTTTTGAGCAGTGGCGAACTTTGACACCCTTAAAGCCATGCTGACGAGCTGCACTCTGCATGGACACAAAGTACACACTGCAGAGTACACTAAGCCTTATCAGCTGTCAAATCTCTATTTATTTCTGCAGAAGTCCTCTCAGAGGGAGTGTTTGTGGCCATTGAGACCGACTCGTAGTTCAGCTGAATCATTCttttagacacacacgcacacacacgcacacacacacgcacgcacacacacacacacaaacagcacagctGTGAAGCATTAGCTCGCACGCGGATAAAATACTTCATTATGTCGGAAGAGACATGGTGTATGCCAGCCCCAGACACCATTAAAACAAGAAGCCCTCGTATCTCCGTTGACAAGCCCTGTCGCCTCATTAATTAGCACCACCATTTTACCTTCAGTGAGGAACATCAGACGGTTTTCTACACGAGCAAAGGCCTCCCGCCACACTCCCCCagcggggaggagagaggggcacTCGCGGTTATAGCCGCCACTGGAGCGCAAGTGGGATGAAAAGGAAAGTTCTCGACAAATATTTTCCTCCTCACCAGAAGGAGAATGCTGAGGCAAGCAAGAGCAGCGCAAATAAAATGCGGAACCgcaaacaataaaacaaacataaaaaaatgttttgccggggttttttttgttcttgttgttgaagGGAGTAgttctcctctcttgctcccaAATAGAAAGGAGGTGAAACGTTACATGGCTGTGATGAGAGCGTAGAGGAAATAGTTAGTGAAGTGAAAGAGTGAACGCATTGTCACTCACTCTGtgtcgctcgctctctctctctctctctctctctctctctctcttcctctccttcctcatgACCTCCAGGCTTGTGGTCAAAGGACTCCACTGTGCTCTGGGACTGTGACCACCACTGGGTGatagagagcaaaagagagagagagagagagagagagagagagagagagagagagcgcaagaaaaaaaacagaggagaaaaagagacatcTATTCATCCCTGCTCCCATAACTAGGAGCTGGTTAGGTCCTCTGGAGGCCGGCTGTTCTAGAAggtgggaggagggagaggagaggagaggggaggagaggagaggagaggagggggctggTTAGCTCTGCGCAGGggtcggggtgggggtggtggtggtggtggtggtggtgagggggagggggagggtacTGCTGAGAGGCTCATCAAAgcgcccctctctccctctgagcgCATGCAGTCCGTCCTCTCATTAGCCGGACCGCCATTCCACCCACCATCCGCTGCCCACTCCACTGCCGTGACCGGCCGCACGTCAAAGAGCCACAGGGGCTGTTCACacgtccaccacacacacgtctacacacacacgtcaacacacacacacacacacacacgtctgttctCACGGAACAACACCCTCGAAGGCAAAGGTGACAAAATGACACCACTCTCAGGGCAGCATTTTAATGTCagccgtttctctctctctctctctctctctctctctctctttttttaaaccaCTCAAAGACGTGCATGTAATGCATGCAAATCGTAACGGATTTTCAGGCGATGACGTGGAGTTGCCGTTGGCCCTCGTGTGCTCACCCCGAAGGTCAAGCCTTCGAGAAGGAAACCACTCGGCACCAACGGAGGGTTGATGTCGCCAGCATGTGTTGTTCTCCCCCGAGAGGGCCAGCATAGGGACCGTAGGCAGCACAAGGCATCGCTtaacaggaggggggggggggggggagaaaaagaaaaaggggggaaaaaaagaagtgaaTAACCGAGCAAAAGAAAACACTGACACATCTAACAGCCTTCCAGAGGCATGCAACTTCAATTCCACATGCTGAGCTGGAGGTTCCCCTTGGGAAAACATGCCAGCAGTTTTAGTGCGTTTCGTTAGTAGTCCTTCTCCTTTGGGTTCAGAGACACACAGCAACAGGGCTACTGACTACACTGTGGTAAATTCCAGGGGAAAAAATCGCTTTAAATCCAGAAACTACATTTTGAAAAAGTGATACTTGAGGCAGTGTGAAAGTATTTCTTAATGAGAATTCCACAAAGACTTCATTCCTCTAACAgtcaacacactcacaactcTATTTAGTGTCTTGTgtggttactgtgtgtgtgtagtaaatcAAGGAGACATGACTTGTGTTGTTGAACCCATTTCAGCTCTGCCCCGTGGGGAGACAGTGGCCATGCCAATCTACCGAGAGACCAGATGTGGACGGGCTTCCGACACTCGTCTACCGGCTCTCCCTTGCTGTGGAGGAGTTCGTCGGCCCTCCTCAAAGTACTGTTGTGGTTTTGCAATGTGACTGTTGGTCACATTTCAAGGAAGGCCCACTCACGAGCCTCCCcccttttttattgttgttcCCATCTGTGCaactttaacaaaaaaaaaatctatttctCAGACTTGTCTTTATGAGAACGATGTTGCTATGAAATGCTCTCTAAATCATTTCAAGCTGTTGCTGATCTAAAGAATCAATGTGCCGGATACACATGTAAAGCCAACGGAATAAAATTCCAGAGCAGTCGAACTGTGTCTGACTTTTCCCAAACAGGCATGGCCCTTTGCTTCATCAAAGACCATTATTCACAGCAGCAAGAatgattttgtaaaaaaaaaaaaaaaaaagtttacatAACCGGAGAGAAGTGGGAGTCTGCAGTGCCCTTTTGACCAAATCTCCGTGGAAAGCGTAAGTGGAATGTCAGAGTGGGTAGTGGAATGACTGGAGATTTTTTCCATAAATAGCCTTGTTCAGAGTTCAGATTGAAGCAATTGGTACAGCAAATACAGGCGCAGTTGGCCTGATTTACCCCCATTCCAAACACTCCGACTATCTGCAAACATTCCATGGAGGTCACCTCAATGACATTTGTGTGTTGGTCCAATAAGCAGCAGACAGTGTTAACTTCATCATTATGACTCACACCGAAGAACTCCCAGGCCCCTGCAACAGAGACACGTTTTTGCACAAGTGGAAAGTAGTTGTAGCAGCATCCTTCATACTTAACATGCAGATTTGACATCAACAGGGTTGAATCATAACGGTTTCATAACATTCACTGCTGTGGTTTTCACCATTTGCTTGTGTGGTCTCATAATACCACATCGGATGCTCAGCAAACAATGCAGCTCCGTCATAGCAAAGCCTAAACATCATACAAATCCTTTCTTAAAAGATGCCTAACTAAATGTACTGTTAGTTTTGTGTGCTGGTTTTGTCTGGTCCACTATTTCACGAGTCGGCTTGACTCCTCTGCCCACTCTGTTACTTTTCCTGTCATTGTCTCAGAGCGACACAATGGAAACAGAAACGCAACAGCCTCGAAAAAGAGGAAGCCAAATTTAGAGAAATTGAACGAGCCGTCCAACTCAAAATTAACCCATCTTTtttctcatttctttttttagtcaGCATTGTGTGACTGCACTGCTACATCAGACAACCGCATCTGATAGGCAAATAGAGTGGTGGTGAGAGCCTTGGCTTGTGATAGATATTAGGTTCGGTTGACAAAAGGAAGCGGCCTCCGATCAGAGACCATTGAAGTCGAGTTGTACAAGAAAGTGCAGGTTTCATCGAGACTCTGAAATAAATCAGCTGCGCTGTGTAATAACCGGCCGTCTAAAGGTCAcgatgggggaggggaggtgctgAAAAACAAGCCGAAGTACTTCCTTATCGGGGTGACCTTTCGAACGGCGACATTAATgccacttttttttcattaccgTGTTTACAAACAGCTGCCTTACAGCAGCAACATGCTAGTGTTTCATTAACCCTCTGAATGTAAATCAGTGGACACTTTCATCTTAGTTCATCTCAGCTGAAAGGATTTGATCATGCCGATAGCCATAATCTAATACCCATATACTGGACACGGGCCCACTATCACACTTCTGTGTTACATCATATGCAGTACACAGTCCATCTTGGGGAAAATACTACAACTACATCTAGCCTGGCAAGACTGGCCTCAAGCTAACAGTGTTAGGTATGAAAGCACTAGAGGGAAAAGAAGTGACACAGCAAAGATGGCACCAAATAGATTTGTGAATTTCTTTCTCTTCAGGTGTACCCTGGCCTAAagggctttcttttttttcagtggcAAACACATGAGGACTGTTTTTTTCATTCACCATATTCAGATCTGAAAGCAAGAGGAACAATGTGATAAATAGATCAGGGCTTTGGCAGGGCAGCGGGCCTGCCTGCTTAAGAAAATAACATCTCTAGACAGGGGGAAGGAAAGATTCAGGGAGAGGGGAaatcgagagaaagagagagagagagagaaagaggggggaaaaacagacAAGGAACAGCTTGTGCTGCTGAGCGGAGCCAGGGGCAGACGTAAGATTAATTTAGCCAAGATTTTCAGACCTTCGCTTAAACCTTCTCTCTCCCCAAAATAAGGGCCCTTTTTTCCTGGACTGGTTAATATTCACCGGCTATGATGGCCATGCTCGAGCTGTGCTGGCGGCCTTTAGTGGTCACTTGGGACAGCCAGACAACGGAGAAGaaaggatggaaagagaggatgagtggagagagggaaagagcatTCAGGGTGATTTCATGGCCTCTCTTGGCCTTGGTAACCAACTcggaaacaaaaacacaaagtcGTTAGATATTTTGGGGCACAAAGAGAAATTTCTAGAGCACTTTGAGGATGACGTGACGAGAGGAACAAGATGCTTTTCATCAgtttggtttcttttttttttattactgatGTCCGTATACATATTTACAACAGCACAGCTGTTTCTTtgatggacatacacacacacacacacacacatacacacaaacagttatGGGTTAACTTCTCTTTGCATTAAAAATGATCTGTACATAGGAGAACACAGGTTTGGTTTCTGTGTAGTGATTTCCTGTCTATTTCACAATAGCAGTCATGAAATGTAAGACAGTCAAGGCAACAGGATTTGTTAAATAATTTACATTTTCCGTTCTCATATTTAAAAAGCATCACAGACTCATTTGCATTTGGGGAAGTGGTTCATAAAAAATAAGTGCAAAACTGTGTCTCATTCCAGTTAAGAGCATACTCTGACATCCACTCCAGAAGCTGGTCGTCAATATCCATTCCACCTGACGAGCAACGTCAACTGAAAAAAGGGACACAATTCACATTCATGCCCTTAGATCAAATGCAGCCATTTCTTATAATCCCTTCTGCGCCCAACTTGGACTTAAGATCTGGCTGGTGCTGTCTCTGTGGCCTAGTTAAAAGCACTGTGTCAACAAAAATCAGATCGCTGGCAACCATCTCATCGTTGTTGCTCGACGGGCCCCGTGTCAGAGGGTTTCGGAATCTAGTTCCACATTTCTCTCCTCCCACCTCACCAAAGTCTGCTGAAATGACACAACCAATTTAAAAGGCACAGAGGTTTGCCGACGACGATTTCGTAAGGGGATCCAAACCCCTCTCGAGGGTTATCGAGAAGGCTCAGATATCCCCCAGGTTGTCGTAGATGATGTCTGGGGAGCGAATGGCGTTAGGGTACCAAGTGTTGGCTGGAGGCTTAATCTTGGACACCTTGCTGTAGAGCTCCACGTGCTTGCTCACCACACCTGCACCCCCTCTATTCTGGTTGCCGTtactgccgctgctgctgctgctgctgttgttgttgttcaggtTGGCGTTGGCCTTCCCATGAGGCAGTGGTGGAGGCTCTTTCCGCGGTGCCTTGACAGGCTTGGGGGCGGGCTTGGGAGCCTTGGGCCGGGCGGTGGCCGAGGGCTGCGGCTTGCCATAGGCCGGAACAGAGTAGTCGTCTAGCGAGGAGTTGTAAGGGATCTCGTGGCCCTGCGATTCGTCCATCCCTCGGGTCCTCCAGGCCTGCGCGTCCAGCCGGGCCTCGTCGTAGAGCGAGGGGATCGGCGGTAACGAGGTGGACTGGGTGCCGGCGCGGCCCTCGGGCTCGTCGTAGATGTGTTCGGCCCGGCCGCCCTCGGCCGGCCGTCTCCCGACCCTGTCCAGCGACATGCCGGCAGTCCGCTGGGTCAGGTCGAGGGTCACCCGGTCATAAATGTCCGAATAGAAGGGCTCGGGTTTGTTGGAGGAGTGTTGACGGCTCCCGCCCTCGTCACCCAGGGGTCGGAGTCGTGGGCTGTTGGCGCCCTTGATGCTGTCCACTGGGTCCGAGTACAGGCACTCGCCAGGGTTTGGCGGAATGCGCACCGAGTCGGCCGGCTCGGAGTAGAGATTGGTTTGGTCGTCCAGAGATGGAGGATCACTCCTGGAGCCTCGGTGGATGGGCGAGCGAGGCGGAGTGCTTCCGATCGGGGCGGGGGGTTCTGGCAGGGTGCGACCCTTCAGGTGCTTGCCGTCGGCGCCCTCCTTTCGGCCGAAAACCCCGTCGGCCGAGCCGGGCTTGCTGCCGCCGGAGCCGCCGGAGTCGCCGTCGGGTTCGCGGGCGTTTCCCTCGGCGATGGCGATGCGGATCTGCTGCATGGCAGGGCAGTCCGGGTCAAACGACGGGCAGCTCTGGTGGCGGTCCTCGGCCTGGGCTTTCTGCTCGCGAATAGAGCCCTCCACGATCAGGAAGATCTCGTTGCCCTGCTTGGTCTCAAAGGTGAAGTTTCCCGGACCGGATTCGCAGCGCCGACCCGCCTCGAAGGAAAACATCACCTGGAGATAGTTCAAAAACAGAGAAATGTTATTTTCTGTTCTTACTTTTTCTGCAGTCTGTagcaaatacagtatgttggaGTCACCTAATTTGATCTATTTATTTGTGTCCATGTTACTAACAAACACAACGAGAATAACATATGGTGCCATGGTAAAAACGAAGGCCTTGGTGGCCCAGTTCTCAATCAC belongs to Sardina pilchardus chromosome 16, fSarPil1.1, whole genome shotgun sequence and includes:
- the dok1b gene encoding docking protein 1b; translation: MDTHVKEGQLYVQHQKFGKKWKKNWFVLYPASQNGIARLEFYDCGGSGSEKPTNTKKLDKKIIRLSECISILPAVTESCPKENMAAFCVETNDKTHVFAAEKHVTTDWVEKMCEIAFQGGSGSLTTDANGQELQMAENLIYYSREEVNEFWVAVQRTEASERCGLMGSYWLKADGESLILKDPKSKRSLLVWPYKLLRRYGRDRVMFSFEAGRRCESGPGNFTFETKQGNEIFLIVEGSIREQKAQAEDRHQSCPSFDPDCPAMQQIRIAIAEGNAREPDGDSGGSGGSKPGSADGVFGRKEGADGKHLKGRTLPEPPAPIGSTPPRSPIHRGSRSDPPSLDDQTNLYSEPADSVRIPPNPGECLYSDPVDSIKGANSPRLRPLGDEGGSRQHSSNKPEPFYSDIYDRVTLDLTQRTAGMSLDRVGRRPAEGGRAEHIYDEPEGRAGTQSTSLPPIPSLYDEARLDAQAWRTRGMDESQGHEIPYNSSLDDYSVPAYGKPQPSATARPKAPKPAPKPVKAPRKEPPPLPHGKANANLNNNNSSSSSSGSNGNQNRGGAGVVSKHVELYSKVSKIKPPANTWYPNAIRSPDIIYDNLGDI